TTTTATTTCTGTTAATAAAAGTTATCAACAACTTCAAAATCTAACTCTCCATAAAAAAACGGATTTTAACTTATAAAAAGCTAAAATCCGTTCAGCATTATTTTATGGGTTCAATGACTAGATAGCGATTCGGATCTGTTCCAACTGAGTATGTTTCAATATCGACTCGGACAGATAAGGCATTATGAATTATTTTTCTTTCAAAAGAGGACATTGGTTCAAATTCTACTTTGATACCAGTTCGAACAGCTTTATCTGCCATCCGTTCGGCAAGTTGTTCTAATGATTCTTGTCTCCGCTCACGGTAATTTCCAACATCCAATTTAATAATAATGAACGAATTAGAAAACTTATTTGCAACTAGTTGAGATAAACTTTCAAAGGCATTCAATGTTTGCCCACGCTTCCCAATTAGTAAAGCTGCTTTTTTACTATTTAAGTGAAGATAAACAAATTTTCCATCTTTCTTTTGTGTAATCGACAAATCATCGATTTTCATTTCTTTCCCTATTTCCAAAATATAGTTAATAGTTTCCTCAATTGCATCATTATTTGTAAATTGTGAATCCATTTCATCATTTTTATTAATAGTAGGGATATTACTTTCTTTGGTTGAATCTTCTAATCTGTCTATTACATGTAAAAATTCTTCTACTTCTTCATCATTTTTTAGAACAGTTACTTGAACAACTGCAGGTTTAACTCCAAATCCTAGGAAACCTTTTTTACCTTCATCTAATACTGTAATTGTCACTTCTTGTTTGGAAACTCCAAGTTTTTCTAATGCAACAGTTATAGCTTTTTCTTTTGTAGGTGCAGTTTGTGTAATCTGATTCATTTTTTTGCCCCTCCTGTTTTGACTGGTTCAGCCTTAGGTTTATTCCAAGGTTTATAAATGAATAAATTTTGAAGAATAGAAATAATATTTCCGATAACCCAATATAATGTTAATGCAGCAGGTAAAACTGTACCAAATCCAATAATCATAAATGGCATAATGTACATCATTATTTTCATTTGAGGATTATCCATCGC
The nucleotide sequence above comes from Psychrobacillus glaciei. Encoded proteins:
- the jag gene encoding RNA-binding cell elongation regulator Jag/EloR, with amino-acid sequence MNQITQTAPTKEKAITVALEKLGVSKQEVTITVLDEGKKGFLGFGVKPAVVQVTVLKNDEEVEEFLHVIDRLEDSTKESNIPTINKNDEMDSQFTNNDAIEETINYILEIGKEMKIDDLSITQKKDGKFVYLHLNSKKAALLIGKRGQTLNAFESLSQLVANKFSNSFIIIKLDVGNYRERRQESLEQLAERMADKAVRTGIKVEFEPMSSFERKIIHNALSVRVDIETYSVGTDPNRYLVIEPIK